A window of Lacibacter sediminis contains these coding sequences:
- a CDS encoding sulfite exporter TauE/SafE family protein: MDFIYFFYILLFLVAFLYASVGHGGASGYLALMAIFSIAPDVMKPTALLLNLFVSLTSFIQFYRGGYFRMKLFLPFALASVPFAFLGGLISIDASVYKQILGWLLLLPVIRFIFFSDIQVKEQQHYSLLLAIGIGAVIGFLSGLIGIGGGIILSPVLLLLRWADMKQTAAISALFIFVNSLSGLAGQLTKGIQFTTDMYLYVIIAFAGGLAGAYIGAARLKQGMLKYMLAIVLLIAAVKLLVT; encoded by the coding sequence ATGGACTTCATTTATTTTTTTTATATTCTATTGTTTCTTGTTGCATTTCTTTATGCATCAGTCGGCCATGGTGGAGCCAGTGGTTACCTTGCATTGATGGCCATCTTCAGCATTGCGCCCGATGTAATGAAACCAACAGCGTTACTGTTGAATTTATTTGTATCGCTTACATCTTTCATACAGTTTTATCGTGGTGGTTATTTCCGGATGAAATTATTTCTGCCCTTTGCATTGGCTTCTGTGCCGTTTGCATTTTTAGGCGGATTGATTTCAATAGATGCTTCAGTATATAAACAGATTTTGGGTTGGCTGTTATTATTGCCGGTGATCCGTTTCATTTTCTTCAGTGATATACAGGTGAAAGAGCAACAGCATTATTCGTTACTGCTTGCAATCGGCATTGGAGCAGTTATTGGTTTCTTGTCAGGATTGATCGGTATTGGTGGTGGTATTATTTTGTCGCCAGTATTGTTACTGCTGCGTTGGGCCGACATGAAACAAACAGCCGCCATCAGCGCCTTGTTCATTTTTGTGAATTCGTTATCAGGCTTAGCAGGACAATTGACAAAAGGTATTCAGTTTACAACCGATATGTATCTCTATGTGATCATTGCGTTTGCAGGCGGGCTCGCAGGAGCATATATTGGTGCAGCTAGGTTAAAACAGGGCATGTTGAAGTATATGCTGGCTATAGTATTATTAATTGCTGCCGTAAAACTATTGGTAACCTGA